The Suncus etruscus isolate mSunEtr1 chromosome 7, mSunEtr1.pri.cur, whole genome shotgun sequence genome includes a window with the following:
- the LOC126013457 gene encoding sphingolipid delta(4)-desaturase DES1-like, with protein MGNRVPREDFEWVYTDEPHATRRREILEKHPEIKSLMKPDPNLIWIITRMVLTQLLAFYLVKDLDWKWLMFWTYAFGSCMNHSLTLAIHELSHNSAFGNAKPMQNRWFGIIANLPIGVPYSISFKRYHIDHHRYLGGNGIDVDIPTDFEGWFFCTTFRKLIWVILQPLFYAFRPLFINPKPITHLEVINITIQFTFDIIIYYVFGIKSLIYMLSATLIGLGLHPISGHFIAEHYMFLKGHETYSYYGPLNLLTFNVGYHNEHHDFPNIPGKSLPLVRKIAAEYYDNLPHYNSWIRVLYDFVTDDTISPFSRVKRHQKGKVELE; from the coding sequence ATGGGGAACCGCGTCCCGCGGGAGGACTTCGAGTGGGTCTACACCGACGAGCCGCACGCTACGCGGCGCCGGGAGATCCTGGAAAAGCATCCAGAGATAAAGTCCTTAATGAAACCTGATCCCAACTTGATTTGGATTATAACTAGGATGGTCCTCACCCAGTTGCTCGCATTTTACTTAGTGAAGGACCTAGACTGGAAATGGCTCATGTTCTGGACGTATGCCTTCGGCAGCTGCATGAACCACTCATTGACTCTAGCCATCCACGAGTTGTCCCACAACAGTGCCTTTGGCAACGCTAAGCCTATGCAGAACCGCTGGTTTGGAATAATTGCTAATCTTCCTATAGGCGTCCCATATTCAATTTCGTTTAAGAGGTACCACATAGATCATCATCGATATCTTGGTGGGAATGGCATTGATGTGGACATTCCAACCGATTTTGAAGGCTGGTTCTTCTGTACCACTTTCAGAAAGCTCATTTGGGTCATTCTTCAGCCTCTCTTTTATGCTTTCCGACCACTCTTCATCAACCCCAAACCTATTACTCACCTGGAAGTAATCAATATTACCATCCAGTTCACTTTTGACATTATCATTTACTATGTTTTTGGAATTAAATCCTTAATCTACATGTTGTCAGCAACCTTAATCGGTCTAGGTTTGCACCCGATTTCTGGACATTTTATTGCAGAACACTACATGTTCTTAAAGGGACATGAAACATACTCCTATTACGGGCCTCTGAACCTACTCACCTTCAATGTGGGCTACCATAATGAGCACCATGACTTCCCTAACATTCCTGGAAAAAGCCTTCCGCTGGTGAGGAAAATAGCAGCTGAATACTACGACAACCTCCCCCATTACAATTCCTGGATCAGAGTGCTTTATGATTTTGTGACAGATGATACAATAAGCCCCTTCTCAAGAGTAAAGAGGCACCAAAAAGGAAAGGTGGAGCTGGAGTGA